One Fibrobacter sp. UWB13 DNA window includes the following coding sequences:
- a CDS encoding BspA family leucine-rich repeat surface protein has product MFEFLTRKKAKDKEHLKKLIDKAIAKKGVSCDLNFIDVSQVTDMSHLFEETEFNGDISKWNVSKVTTMDSMFRKSKFNGDISKWDVSQVTDMSHLFEETEFNGDISKWDVSKVTTMEKMFRESKFNGDVSKWDVSNVIVMEGCFSSSKFNGDISSWNVSNVTNMRSLFYCSEFNGDISKWNVSRVENMRTLFYYSKFNGDVSEWDVSKVENMESMFDGSKFNGDVSKWDVSSVTNMRRMFYDVDLQCDLSKWNVSNVSDMTEFLDCGFAVEKKWNIGDVSNWDLRKSICTIHPDVVCGCSSEDCGVVFDKVMRKNLNAKPKNREELKTVLDVVRKWIDSYYFNETTIEFKTTTIDFKTMTIDLNFIDVSKVTDMSHLFEWWFSGDDGFGNDDCFGNDVDSKDDVVCSLDISGWDVSNVTDMEAMFQGSRLNVDLSKWNVSKVKNMKEMFSNSSFKGDLSKWDVSNVENMSGMFSRGVEVKSALSHWNVGHVKDMSSMFSGSTFNEDISKWDVSNVLNMEGMFEFSTFNGDISRWNVSKVKNMSCMFQGSEFHGNLSKWTFASNIDDMFTNSKFSDEEVQELLCKPFTDPRDGEVYKTCRIGNRIWMAENLRYRPLKGGSLAYDKDPESVAEYGRLYSREVANAACPPGWHLPSEKELNEMFELVGKIYDVSDALRAKNWDDALDVYGFNAVPSGLYGDYRIVSEDDEECCYKIFENKGKNAFYWLSEKGENKFWRLGCDCNDLPEIDNDGEFGDGEHDETYWWKYSSCYFSIRCIKD; this is encoded by the coding sequence ATGTTCGAATTTCTCACAAGAAAAAAGGCAAAAGATAAGGAACACCTTAAAAAATTGATTGATAAGGCTATCGCTAAGAAAGGTGTTTCTTGTGACCTGAACTTTATTGATGTTTCTCAAGTGACTGATATGAGTCATCTGTTCGAAGAAACGGAGTTTAATGGTGATATTAGCAAGTGGAATGTATCCAAAGTAACTACGATGGATAGTATGTTCCGCAAATCTAAGTTTAATGGCGATATCAGCAAGTGGGATGTTTCTCAAGTGACTGATATGAGTCACCTGTTTGAAGAAACGGAGTTTAATGGTGATATTAGCAAGTGGGATGTATCCAAAGTAACCACGATGGAAAAGATGTTCCGTGAATCCAAGTTTAATGGCGATGTCAGCAAGTGGGATGTTTCTAATGTAATCGTTATGGAAGGCTGCTTTTCGTCCTCAAAATTCAATGGAGACATAAGTAGTTGGAATGTTTCAAATGTTACCAATATGCGTAGCCTGTTTTATTGTTCCGAATTTAATGGTGATATATCCAAATGGAATGTTAGCCGTGTAGAAAATATGCGGACGCTGTTTTATTATTCAAAGTTCAATGGTGATGTGTCGGAATGGGACGTGTCTAAAGTTGAAAATATGGAATCCATGTTTGACGGTTCCAAGTTTAATGGCGATGTTTCCAAATGGGATGTGTCCAGTGTGACAAACATGCGTAGGATGTTCTACGATGTTGATTTACAATGTGATCTGTCTAAATGGAATGTTTCAAACGTCTCTGATATGACCGAATTTTTGGATTGTGGTTTTGCGGTAGAAAAAAAATGGAATATTGGAGATGTCTCAAATTGGGACCTTCGTAAATCTATTTGCACTATACACCCGGACGTAGTTTGCGGATGTTCTTCTGAAGATTGTGGTGTAGTATTTGATAAGGTTATGCGCAAAAATCTAAATGCCAAACCGAAAAATCGCGAGGAACTAAAGACTGTTCTTGATGTGGTTCGTAAGTGGATTGATTCGTATTATTTCAATGAAACGACAATTGAATTTAAAACAACGACAATTGATTTTAAAACAATGACAATAGACCTCAATTTTATAGATGTATCAAAAGTAACGGATATGAGCCATCTGTTCGAATGGTGGTTTTCTGGTGATGATGGTTTTGGAAATGATGATTGTTTTGGAAATGATGTAGATTCTAAAGATGATGTTGTCTGTAGCCTTGATATTAGCGGGTGGGATGTCTCTAATGTGACTGACATGGAAGCGATGTTCCAAGGATCACGATTAAATGTTGATTTGTCCAAGTGGAATGTTTCCAAGGTGAAAAACATGAAGGAAATGTTCAGTAATTCCTCTTTTAAGGGGGATTTGTCTAAGTGGGATGTTTCCAATGTTGAAAATATGAGCGGGATGTTCAGTAGGGGTGTTGAGGTAAAATCGGCGTTGTCGCATTGGAATGTAGGGCATGTGAAAGATATGTCCTCAATGTTTAGTGGTTCGACTTTCAATGAGGATATTTCCAAATGGGATGTGTCTAATGTTTTGAATATGGAAGGTATGTTTGAATTCTCTACGTTCAATGGAGATATTAGCCGATGGAACGTTTCTAAAGTAAAGAATATGAGTTGCATGTTTCAGGGTTCTGAGTTCCATGGGAATCTTTCAAAGTGGACGTTTGCCTCAAATATTGACGACATGTTTACCAATTCAAAGTTTAGCGATGAAGAAGTGCAGGAGTTGCTTTGCAAACCGTTTACGGACCCGCGTGATGGCGAAGTCTATAAAACTTGCAGGATTGGAAATCGTATTTGGATGGCTGAAAATCTGAGATACCGTCCACTAAAAGGTGGCAGCTTGGCTTATGACAAGGATCCGGAAAGTGTTGCTGAATATGGCAGGCTTTATAGCAGGGAGGTTGCGAATGCGGCATGTCCTCCAGGGTGGCATTTGCCTTCTGAAAAAGAACTGAACGAAATGTTTGAACTTGTCGGTAAAATTTATGACGTTTCCGATGCATTACGGGCGAAGAATTGGGATGATGCTTTGGATGTCTATGGTTTTAATGCGGTTCCGTCAGGGTTGTATGGCGATTATCGTATTGTTTCCGAAGATGATGAAGAATGCTGTTACAAAATTTTTGAAAATAAGGGGAAAAATGCTTTCTACTGGCTTTCGGAAAAAGGGGAAAATAAATTCTGGAGGCTAGGTTGTGATTGTAATGATTTGCCTGAAATAGATAATGACGGTGAATTTGGTGATGGTGAACATGATGAAACATATTGGTGGAAATATTCCTCTTGCTATTTTTCCATTCGCTGCATAAAGGATT